The sequence AGGTCCGTTGAGGGACGGACCTCTGTTTTTTAACTGGATGTGTTGATGTCTACCCATCCCAAATAATAATCCTAACTTCCAAACACAACGTTTCCATCCATCAATGTCATCCAAACACCAGTCTCCAGCATTTCCTCTGCTTCCACATCATACAAATTCCGGTCCAAGACGACTAAATCCGCTTTCTTTCCGACTTCGATCGTTCCTAAATCATGCTCTCTGAAGTTTCCGTAGGCAGGGGATTTCGTATAATGAATCAATGCATTTGCTAATGAAATCTTTTCATGAGGATTCCAGCCGCCTTGAGGAGTTCCGTCCTCATGCTTTCTGGTAACCGCCCGGTAAAGACCAAGCATGGGATTCAGGTCCACAATCGGAAAGTCCGTTCCGAAAGCGATACTGGCCCTATGATTCTGCAAGGATCCAATCGGCCAGGTGAATCGAGCCCTTTCCGGACCAAGCCTGTCTAAGTAGGCATGTGTATCCATAGACCCTGATGTCAGATGTTCAGGCTGAATGGATGCAATGACGCCTAACTTCGCAAACCGATCGAAGTCACTTGGACTGCATACTTCAATATGCTCGATTGTATGGCGTGAATCCCGCACCCCGTTTACACTCCGGGCATGCTCATACAAATCCAGTCCCAACCGGACCGCAGCGTCGCCACATGCGTGCAGGCGGATCCTGAAACCTTCCCGGTCTGCGTCTTCAATCCATTTTTGGTAAACGTGAGAATCATAAATTGTGCCGCCGGTTTCAGAAGGACGGTCCGAGTACGGCTGAAGCAAAAAGCCCGTATAGGTGAGGGGGACACCATCCAGGAACTGCTTCGAGCCGGAAAATTGAAGTTTATCGGATTGATACTTTTCCCTGAATCTGATACCACGCTCAAGGTTTCCGTCCAAAACATCCAAAAAATGAATTCTCGTCGTCAGTGTTCCCTTTTCCTCAAAGGTCCTATAAAAAGCTGGATCCCCCAAAGTATATCCGGGAAGAGGAAGCATATCAGAAACAGAGGTTATGCCGTAGGATGAAGTCTTAGCCAACATCCCGTTCATCAGCCTGGTTTTCTTTTTTTCATCAAACTTAAAAGCTTCAATGACATACTGAACAGCGGTCTCATACAAAAAGCCGATCGGCTCCCCATGCTCGTCTTTTTCAATCTTTCCAAAAGGGGGTTCAGGAGTATCCCGATGAATTCCCAATTTCTGAAGAGCAGCTGTATTCAGCCATGCACTATGAGCTTCTTCATTCAGAAGCACAACGGGACGGTGGGACATGTACTGATCCAGAGAGTGACGGGAGGGAAGAGTCTGCCCAGGCCAGCGTACGTGATGCCAGCCGAATCCAAGGACCCATTCTTCATCTGGATGGTCCTTTGCATACTCCGCAACCATTTTTGCCGTCGCTTCTTCTGAATGGCCGAATGTCAGCTGACAGAATCCCTCGAACATCGCCCCTAAAAACAAATGGAGATGAAAGTCATGAAAACCTGCCATCACCAGGCGGTTTCCAACATCCCATGTTTCTGTCGATGGTCCTGTAAAGCTTATCATCTCTGTACGGGGACCAACTCCAATAATACGGTCATCCCGAACGGCCACGAACCCATCAAAAGGGAACACAGCATTTCCCGTAAATATGGATTTACTTACAATGATCTTATGAGCTTTATGATCCATCCTCGCCTCTCCAATCTTTTTCAAGATGCTAAATCGATTGTAACCAGAATAAGGAAAAAATACAAACAAACGTTTCTCATCACGAGTATAAGGTTTTATGAAAAATTCAATTTTCAAGAAGGCATTAAAAAATACAATGTTGAATAGTAAAAGAGAACAAGAAGAAAAGGAGAATGATTATGCTGACAAGAACCTTCCCTGTACTTGAAACAGAAAGATTCCGCTTAAGACAGATGGAAGAAGGGGATGCTCCCCAAGTATTTGATTATTTTTCAAAAGATGAAGTTACACGATATTATGATTTAGAATCGTTTCAAGAAGAAAAACAAGCTGTTGAGATCATCAATAAATGGAGCGAGAGGTTTCAGGTGAATGAAGGGATCAGATGGGGGATTGCTCTAAAAGAAACAGACGAAATCATCGGAAGCTGCGGTTTTCATCAATGGGAAAAAGAACACTTCAAGGCCGAGGTGGGATTTGAAGTTCATCCAACGTATTGGAAACAAGGGGTTATGACCGAGGTTTTAAGACCGATCCTGCAGTACGGGTTTGAAGAAATGTCTCTTAATAGAATAGAAGCGTTTTATGATCCGGAAAATACAGCTTCAAAGAATTGCCTTGAAAAAGCGGGGTTTACGTTTGAAGGAGTATTGAGAAAAGCGGCATTTGAAAAGGGTATCTTTTGCGATGCAGCTGTTTGTTCCCTGTTAAAAGAAGAGTTTTAAACAAAATTTAAGACGCTGCTTATGTCTATATCACATAAACAGCGCCTTAACTTAAGTAAACCTTATTCAATTAACTTTACTATCCTTTCTTACTAATACACATACTTAACATTGTTTTTGAATTAATGGTATTGCATGTATTATTTAGTTTATTTTCTCTTGCCGCTGATTTCCCCACACGCCCACATGTTACGAAGATAGTTTTCACGGGCTATCTTCTTGCGTACCATGATGTTAGCATGCTTCGCTTACACTCTTCATTGGAATCATCTCCTGAAATAAGATTGCGCATTCCCGCATATCCACACATCTTGAAATCAGTTTTCACGGGCCGATCTCAAAAGCGAGATGTGATGCTGACATGCTTTGCTAGCTTACTTCATTGGAATCACGCCTTCCTTTAAAGTTTGTGTTTGTTAATCATTTATTAATTATATATTAACAAATTATAAAATTAATGCAAATGTTCAGAATAATCAATATAATGGGATCTGGGCTGTTTTTAACGATGAAATAGTGGGTTATCTCACTTTATCTCAATCTTTCTTATTTTTAAAAAGCTTTTTCTAATAAAGCGAGTAGTAGTTGATTTCCGCTACAGGTGCTCGCTTTCCGCGGGGCGGGCGGATAGCATCCCCAATATAGGCTGCAGATTCTCTCCCGTGGTTTTTATATAGCTTCTGAAAAAAAGTTCAATATAATGTTGACCGTTCCTTTCCGCTCCAGGCACTTTCTTTCCGCGGGGAGGAAGTCGAGCCTCGGGCTTTGCCCTGTGGGGTCTCGACTTTTCCTCTATTTCCCGCAGGAGTAAAGTGCCTTCCGCTCCAATCCACTCTATGCAACTACATTTTTATTGCCTATAAATATGGACAGACAAAAACATTAAAGCTCATTTTGAAAATATGAAATGAGAAAAAACAGAGCCATTAATCTAATCTTCTATTAAGATAATATTTTTCCAAGTCCAATTCCCTATTCACTAGCAGTTCCATTTGTTCTAGGTGATGTGTTTCCACGACGGGATCGAGGTGGGACCAGTGAACTTTATTGACGAAGTAATAGTTTCTGATTTTCCTGAGGATGACAAGGGAGTGGGGGAAGTGATCGAATTCTGCTTTTATACTGTTGAAGCGGGTAAAGCCCCATTTTGTTAGATTCATCATTTATCACCTAATGTTTTATTACCTTTTCTTTCAATATGTTAATCCTCAAGGAGCATATCCGATTTAAACAAACGTTTGATTAGTTCTACAAAACATTTATTCTACTAGGGTTCAAGGGATTAAACAATCGTTTAACAGTATTTACATATCTAGTAGTCTATCCCTATCGTCCTGAGATTGTCATTGCTATTTTTGAAGGGCTCTTGTTATGATGAGAAGGTTATGAATCGTAAAGGAAAGCTAGGAGAATGAGCTTTGAATAAAGTATTGACGAACTATTCTATTTACCCATATGAAGCGGAAAAGAAGGAAATTCCGGTAGCGCCACTACATAAAGGCGAAACGACGAAACAGCTGATATCCTCTCATGAAGAGGACGCTTTTTTCTTTCGGACGATGGAGGAGGCAGGCATTCATTTGAATGCTTCTCAGATAGAGGCTGTGCGTCATGTGAAGGGACCGTGCTTAACCCTTGCTGGAGCCGGGACTGGAAAGACAACAGTTCTCGTTTGCCGGGCAGGCTACTTGATGACCGTGAAAGATATTCAGCCGAGGAATATTTTACTTGTGACATTTACAAAGAAAGCGGCAGAAGAAATGAAGCAGAGGATTTCAAGCCTGCCGGGGACGGAAGCGGGCGGACAGGTTCATGCCAGTACGTTTCATGCTCTGTTTCTTTATTTATTGAGATCCCGTCATTACACACAAGAAGTGATCGGGAACGAGCGCTATAAACAAATTATCTTGAAGCAAATTCAGAGAGAAATGAATATATATGACCCTTATGATGCGGAGACGCTCCTCGCAAAACTCTCTCATTATAAGCTGAATCAAAAAGATATCAGGGACCTTCCACAGAAATCCAAATCAGAAAAAGAAGTGCGAGACATTCTCTTAAAATATGAAGAGTGGAAGCGAATGAATCATAAGATGGATTTTGATGATATTTTGACAGAGGCATATCAATTATTACTTTCGAATCCCAACCTTTTGACCTCTCTTCAGCATCGTTTCCAGTACGTGATGGTAGATGAATTCCAGGATACGAATCTTGTACAATATGAGCTTATGAAGTTGATTGCCGCTCATCGGAATTTGTTCGTAGTAGGGGATGATGATCAAACGATCTACACCTTTAACGGCGCAAGAAACGAATTTATTTTGGATTTTGATGAAGAGTTCCCGGATGCAAGGGTTGTAACATTGAAGGAGAACTACCGATCTGATGCCTATATTATAGGGCTCGGGAATGAAGTAATTGGAAGGAATGATCACCGCCGGAAAAAAGAGCTCATTGCCACGAAAATAGAAGGGCAGAAGCCTCTTTATTCAAGACCGGCAACTGCTGATGAAGAGGCCGTTTGGATCACAGAAGAAATCCATCGGTTAATAGAAGAAGGCTATACGTACGGGGATATGACGATTCTTCACCGCACGATGAGCAGCGGGCGGGCGGTCTTTGAGCAACTGCTATTAAAGGAAATTCCTTTTACGCCATATAATCAAAAGGATTCCCTCTTCTATGAAAACTGGACGGTGAAACCGGTGGTGGATTACTTGCGGCTATCGATGGTTCCAAGGAACTTTTCAGCCATGGAATCACTACTGCCGACTCTTTTTATAAGAAGGGACCGGGGGATGGCTCATATTCTGGAGGAAGATCGTAAGGAGAGAAAGAAATATCCTCTTATCCATTTAACGACATTATCAGGATTGAAGCCGTTTCAGATAAAGAATATAAAAGAACGGATGAAATTTCTAAAGTCGATCGGAGACCAGTCACCGGAAGCTGCAATCAAACGGATCAGGAAGGAATTCTATCATCAATACATCGATGCCCAGGAATCTCATGTGGTAACAGAACAGAAGGAACTCATTAAAGAAATGCTGGACGAGCTTGAAGGATCGGCGAAGCGTTTTGATACGATTTCCAGTTTTATTACTTTTATTGATGAAATGAAAGCAAAGTATGAGGAAATCTATACAAATCAGAGTCAAAAGAAGAACACGAACAGCGTTTCCCTCATGACGATCCATCGTTCCAAAGGTTTGGAATTCCCCGTCGTGTTTTTAATCGGGGCCATTGAAGGGAACCTTCCTCATAGCTCAGCCCTGAATGCCAATAAGCTTGAAGATAAGGTATACAAAGATCCGAATCAAATGGAAAAGGCTTTGGGTGCAGTAGAGGAAGAAAGGCGGCTCGCTTATGTGGCCATCACAAGAGCAAAAGAAAAATTATTTATTTCTTCTCCTGCTTATTATCAAGGGGAGACGCGGAAGTGTTCACGCTTTATTGCGGACTTATTTAGGAATGAACCCCACACGGATCAGCCGAAAACATCTAAAAAGGCGAGGAGTGGGAAGGTGAGTAAAATCTTGGCCTGGGTTTGCACAAATACCAAGTGCATTGCCTGGCAGAGACCGGAAACCCATGAGGATACGGAATCCAAGGTTTGTCCCCTTTGCTCGAGTCCAATGAAGCTTGGTGAAAAGGAAATCACTGAATAAAAAAAGAGCCCGGGCGTCCTGGAAGACAGGACGTCCGGGCTTTTTGATTTACTGACCGTAAAGATGTCAA is a genomic window of Rossellomorea sp. y25 containing:
- a CDS encoding UvrD-helicase domain-containing protein yields the protein MNKVLTNYSIYPYEAEKKEIPVAPLHKGETTKQLISSHEEDAFFFRTMEEAGIHLNASQIEAVRHVKGPCLTLAGAGTGKTTVLVCRAGYLMTVKDIQPRNILLVTFTKKAAEEMKQRISSLPGTEAGGQVHASTFHALFLYLLRSRHYTQEVIGNERYKQIILKQIQREMNIYDPYDAETLLAKLSHYKLNQKDIRDLPQKSKSEKEVRDILLKYEEWKRMNHKMDFDDILTEAYQLLLSNPNLLTSLQHRFQYVMVDEFQDTNLVQYELMKLIAAHRNLFVVGDDDQTIYTFNGARNEFILDFDEEFPDARVVTLKENYRSDAYIIGLGNEVIGRNDHRRKKELIATKIEGQKPLYSRPATADEEAVWITEEIHRLIEEGYTYGDMTILHRTMSSGRAVFEQLLLKEIPFTPYNQKDSLFYENWTVKPVVDYLRLSMVPRNFSAMESLLPTLFIRRDRGMAHILEEDRKERKKYPLIHLTTLSGLKPFQIKNIKERMKFLKSIGDQSPEAAIKRIRKEFYHQYIDAQESHVVTEQKELIKEMLDELEGSAKRFDTISSFITFIDEMKAKYEEIYTNQSQKKNTNSVSLMTIHRSKGLEFPVVFLIGAIEGNLPHSSALNANKLEDKVYKDPNQMEKALGAVEEERRLAYVAITRAKEKLFISSPAYYQGETRKCSRFIADLFRNEPHTDQPKTSKKARSGKVSKILAWVCTNTKCIAWQRPETHEDTESKVCPLCSSPMKLGEKEITE
- a CDS encoding GNAT family protein gives rise to the protein MLTRTFPVLETERFRLRQMEEGDAPQVFDYFSKDEVTRYYDLESFQEEKQAVEIINKWSERFQVNEGIRWGIALKETDEIIGSCGFHQWEKEHFKAEVGFEVHPTYWKQGVMTEVLRPILQYGFEEMSLNRIEAFYDPENTASKNCLEKAGFTFEGVLRKAAFEKGIFCDAAVCSLLKEEF
- a CDS encoding amidohydrolase → MDHKAHKIIVSKSIFTGNAVFPFDGFVAVRDDRIIGVGPRTEMISFTGPSTETWDVGNRLVMAGFHDFHLHLFLGAMFEGFCQLTFGHSEEATAKMVAEYAKDHPDEEWVLGFGWHHVRWPGQTLPSRHSLDQYMSHRPVVLLNEEAHSAWLNTAALQKLGIHRDTPEPPFGKIEKDEHGEPIGFLYETAVQYVIEAFKFDEKKKTRLMNGMLAKTSSYGITSVSDMLPLPGYTLGDPAFYRTFEEKGTLTTRIHFLDVLDGNLERGIRFREKYQSDKLQFSGSKQFLDGVPLTYTGFLLQPYSDRPSETGGTIYDSHVYQKWIEDADREGFRIRLHACGDAAVRLGLDLYEHARSVNGVRDSRHTIEHIEVCSPSDFDRFAKLGVIASIQPEHLTSGSMDTHAYLDRLGPERARFTWPIGSLQNHRASIAFGTDFPIVDLNPMLGLYRAVTRKHEDGTPQGGWNPHEKISLANALIHYTKSPAYGNFREHDLGTIEVGKKADLVVLDRNLYDVEAEEMLETGVWMTLMDGNVVFGS